One window of Cucurbita pepo subsp. pepo cultivar mu-cu-16 chromosome LG19, ASM280686v2, whole genome shotgun sequence genomic DNA carries:
- the LOC111781591 gene encoding uncharacterized protein LOC111781591: protein MAEFPCSLERTVASALLLLSTSPPPPPSPPVSVCQDEWLSEEDTIGESFLREITVLYDYSKSCSSVLTRSDESSETRAEEPLLLSTPAYRDDLKLHVVRKSRSKLIRISENRNLTSTDDVTLSSGSVSSESSCLSSSSSVVTSAPIHRLVTRAEKKLEMIRHVWRKRHVATAHMRRRAEAILSYLSGGCSSEVKIRQVLGDSPDTSKALRILLKLEEIKRSGTGGRQDPYIYTIA from the exons ATGGCAGAGTTCCCTTGCTCTCTAGAACGCACAGTCGCTTCTGCTCTGCTCCTCCTCTCCACTTCGCCGCCTCCTCCGCCGTCTCCGCCTGT ATCGGTTTGTCAAGACGAGTGGTTGTCTGAGGAGGACACTATCGGAGAAAGTTTCTTGAGAGAGATAACGGTGCTTTATGACTATTCGAAGTCTTGCTCTTCGGTACTCACTAGATCAGATGAATCGTCCGAAACTCGAGCTGAGGAGCCGTTGTTGTTATCTACTCCGGCTTATCGCGACGATCTCAAGCTTCAT GTCGTGAGAAAGAGTCGTTCGAAGCTAATACGGATATCCGAGAACCGGAATCTCACTTCGACAGACGACGTTACCCTGTCTTCAGGCTCCGTGTCCTCGGAGTCGTCTTGTTTGTCAAGCAGCTCAAGCGTGGTCACAAGCGCTCCAATCCATCGCCTGGTTACCAGAGCAGAGAAGAAGTTAGAAATGATTCGTCACGTATGGAGGAAAAGGCACGTCGCAACGGCTCATATGCGCCGGCGGGCCGAAGCCATTTTGAGTTACCTCTCTGGTGGCTGTTCCTCTGAGGTGAAGATACGCCAAGTGCTTGGCGACAGCCCTGACACAAGCAAGGCTCTCAGAAT CCTGTTGAAACTGGAAGAGATCAAGAGATCCGGAACGGGTGGGCGCCAAGATCCCTATATTTACACG ATTGCTTGA